A single Oncorhynchus kisutch isolate 150728-3 linkage group LG19, Okis_V2, whole genome shotgun sequence DNA region contains:
- the LOC109865038 gene encoding copper transport protein ATOX1, which yields MTTKHEFFVDMTCEGCSGAVTRVLNKLGGVQFEIDLPNKKVFIESDKDTDVLLETLKKTGKEANYIGPK from the exons AAGCACGAATTCTTTGTGGACATGACATGTGAGGGATGCTCTGGGGCAGTCACCCGAGTCCTCAATAAACTGG GTGGTGTCCAATTTGAGATCGACCTCCCCAACAAGAAGGTTTTCATTGAGTCTGACAAGGACACGGACGTGCTTCTGGAAACACTTAAGAAGACTGGAAAGGAGGCTAACTACATCGGCCCCAAGTGA